The Pseudomonas sp. Marseille-Q3773 DNA window CTCGCTGGACTCGACCAGCTGGAACTTGCCCAGGCCGAACTGGTTCTTGGCGATCATCGCCTTGATCTGGGTGTTGGCGCCCGAGCCTGGCTCGATGCCGTAGATTTTCCCGCCCAGCTCCTTTTCGAACCTGTGGATATCGGCGAAAGTCTTCAGGCCCTTGTCGGCCAGGTACTTCGGCACCGCCAGGGTGGCGCGGGCATCTTCCAGGCTGGGCTTGTCGAGCACCTTGACCTGTTTGGCGTCGACGAACGGGGTGATGGTCTGGGTCATGATCGGGTTCCAGTACCCGAGGAACATGTCCAGGCGCTTGTCACGGATACCGGCGAAGATGATCTGCTGCGACGCACTGGTCTGCTTGGTCTGGTAGCCCAGGCCGTCGAGCAGCACCTGGGCCATGGCACTGGTGGCGATGACGTCGGTCCAGTTGACCACGCCCAGACGGACGTTCTTGCAGGCCGCGGGTTCGGCGGCATAAAGCGGGGAAGCGACGATAGTGCTCAGGGCTACGGACAACAGGCTGCGGCGGATCAAGCGTTGCATGGTGGCTCTCCATCGGCAGGACTTTTTTTATGGGGGCCGGCCTCTCTGGACCGTGTGAACACGCTACGCTGCTGCCAGGGTGGAAAATCGCACCCTGGCGACCAACAATTGCACGGAGGCGACCACCTTTGCCGTGGAGCATGCAATGCCGCAAATCATCCATTTCCTGCTGTTGCCCGGTTTCTCGGCGATTGGCTTCATCAGCGCCCTGGAGCCGCTGCGGGTGGCGAACCGTTTCAAAGGCCCGTCGTACAGCTGGCAGGTGCTGAGCCTGGATGGCGGCGCGGTGCAGGCCAGCAACGGCATGTCGGTGAATGCCGATGCAGCGCTGGCGGCGGCTGAACCTGGCGGTGTCCTGCTGATCGTTGCCGGTTTCGACCCCCTGGCCTGCTACGGGCCGGCCTTGCAACACGCGCTGCGCCGGCTCGACCGCGACGGGGTGATTCTGGGCGGCATCGACACCGGTGCGGTGGTGCTGGCCGAGGCCGGCCTGCTGGATGGCCACCGCGCTACCGTGCATTGGGAGGCGCTCGAAGCGTTCAAGGAGAACTACCCGAACCTGCAGGCGACCCAGGAGCTGTTCGAGATCGACCGGCGGCGCATCACCTGCGCCGGTGGTACCGCCTCGATCGACCTGATGCTCGACCTGATTGCACAGGCCCACGGCAGCGAACTGGCGGTGCAGGTCTCGGAGCAGTTCGTGCTCGGGCGTATCCGCCAGCGCCAGGACCATCAGCGCATGCAGATCGCCAGCCGCTACGGCATCAGCAACAAGAAGCTGGTGAAGGTGATTGGCGAAATGGAGCGCAACACCGAGCAGCCGCTCAAAACCCAGGTGCTGGCCGATGCGGTGCAGGTGACCCGGCGGCAGCTGGAGCGCCTGTTTCGCCTGCACCTGGACGACACGCCCAGCGGTTTCTACCTGCGCCTGCGGCTGGACAAGGCTCGGCAGCTGTTACGCCAGACCGACATGAGCGTGCTCGAAGTGGCGGTGGCATGCGGGTTCGAATCAGCTTCGTACTTTACCCGCTGCTATCGGGCGCGCTATCAGCGCTGCCCGCGGGAGGACCGCCTGGCCCGGGCGGTCTGATCTGTTGAAGCCATGCACCACCCGTTGTAGGAGCGGCCTTGCGTCGCGAAAGGGGTGCGAAGCGCCCCCAGTATCGAGGTATCAGGCAAATATTGTTGGGGCCGCTTTGCGGCCCTTTCGCGACGCAAGGCCGCTCCCACAACAACGGGTGGTGCGGCAATCCGGTGCTACTGCTGGCCGATCGACTGCAGATACTCCGAACGGTCATCACTGCGCTGCGCCACGCAGGTATCCCAGGCCGCCTGGAATGCCTTGCTGCCGGGCTTCTCGGCAAAGGTCTCGACCTTGCAGTCGGCATCACGCAGCTGCGTCCACAGTTTTTCGGCAGCGTCCATGCGCGTGACCAGTGCGCTCGCCTGGTCGCCTTCGTCGGCATATTGGTCACGGATGCGCTGGATCAGGTCGTCATAGGCCGCTTTCAGCTCGCGTTCGGCAGTCTGCTTGTTGAATGCAGCGCAGGCGTAGGTCTGCTGGTCGGTCTCGACGTTGTCGCACGGGGTGCTTTCTTCCTCGCCGGCCTGGGCGCCCGACACGACAGCCAGCAGTACCAGCCATGCCATTGATTTCATCCGTTTTCTCCTCAACAGGCTGACGAATCGCAGGGATTCTCGCTCAGACGACGGCGCCGCGGTAGCTACCTGAACAAATGTTCATAAAACCTTGGGAAACGTCGTTATCGAGACTGTCTCTCATCCCCGAACGGCGTCGTCAAGGCGCTGGAACAGGCGCGTTGTCGCGCATTGACGCTTTCGGCAAACCCCCTGTCGTTTTTGCATCGGGGCGCCGTTGGGCACAGGCATATGCTGGCCCCAAAGCGCCGGCACAAGGTTTGGCGCCAACCTATTCAATAAAAGGGGACAGCCTGATGAGCCCAGCCGAACTTCACGCCGACAGCATCGTCATCGACGGCCTGATCATTGCC harbors:
- a CDS encoding lysozyme inhibitor LprI family protein, with the translated sequence MKSMAWLVLLAVVSGAQAGEEESTPCDNVETDQQTYACAAFNKQTAERELKAAYDDLIQRIRDQYADEGDQASALVTRMDAAEKLWTQLRDADCKVETFAEKPGSKAFQAAWDTCVAQRSDDRSEYLQSIGQQ
- the choX gene encoding choline ABC transporter substrate-binding protein produces the protein MQRLIRRSLLSVALSTIVASPLYAAEPAACKNVRLGVVNWTDVIATSAMAQVLLDGLGYQTKQTSASQQIIFAGIRDKRLDMFLGYWNPIMTQTITPFVDAKQVKVLDKPSLEDARATLAVPKYLADKGLKTFADIHRFEKELGGKIYGIEPGSGANTQIKAMIAKNQFGLGKFQLVESSEAGMLAAVDRAVRRNEAVVFFGWAPHPMNVNIDMVYLGDSQDALGPDEGRATVWTVTAPDYAERCPNAHRLLANLNFSAEDESRMMQPLLDHKDPLESARQWLKDHPEDKARWLEGVTTFDGKPAADNLKLTAN
- a CDS encoding GlxA family transcriptional regulator gives rise to the protein MPQIIHFLLLPGFSAIGFISALEPLRVANRFKGPSYSWQVLSLDGGAVQASNGMSVNADAALAAAEPGGVLLIVAGFDPLACYGPALQHALRRLDRDGVILGGIDTGAVVLAEAGLLDGHRATVHWEALEAFKENYPNLQATQELFEIDRRRITCAGGTASIDLMLDLIAQAHGSELAVQVSEQFVLGRIRQRQDHQRMQIASRYGISNKKLVKVIGEMERNTEQPLKTQVLADAVQVTRRQLERLFRLHLDDTPSGFYLRLRLDKARQLLRQTDMSVLEVAVACGFESASYFTRCYRARYQRCPREDRLARAV